The proteins below are encoded in one region of Paenibacillus sp. YYML68:
- a CDS encoding M23 family metallopeptidase, protein MNEHNKDLQGKEGAPKSIEGAQTQVGGGSSWKRLLSKKWVFPATYMAAAAIILTLMWVYQGSGTFQTDSSLKTDLTEGPTVTESVNGPDVATMAVQEQMQWPVKDRSELEVILPFFDSKATSEARQAALVEYGDEFTPHVGMDFAKPDNTTFEVVAVMSGKVTAVQKDPLVGNLVEVTHSNGLVSIYQSLTDVKVAKDAEVKKGDVIAMAGRNELEKEQGIHLHFELRQGQGGAAINPEQHIVEQ, encoded by the coding sequence ATGAATGAACATAACAAGGATCTGCAAGGTAAAGAAGGCGCTCCTAAATCTATCGAGGGAGCACAGACACAAGTAGGCGGCGGTTCGTCGTGGAAAAGATTGCTGAGCAAGAAATGGGTATTCCCAGCAACGTACATGGCGGCAGCGGCAATCATCTTAACGTTAATGTGGGTGTATCAGGGCTCGGGTACGTTCCAGACGGACAGCTCCCTGAAAACCGACTTGACGGAAGGTCCGACGGTGACCGAGAGCGTCAACGGTCCGGATGTAGCAACGATGGCGGTGCAGGAGCAGATGCAGTGGCCGGTGAAGGATCGCTCGGAGCTGGAGGTCATCCTGCCGTTCTTCGACAGTAAGGCGACCAGTGAAGCGAGACAGGCGGCGCTTGTGGAGTACGGCGATGAGTTCACTCCGCATGTCGGCATGGACTTCGCGAAGCCGGATAACACGACGTTCGAGGTCGTAGCGGTCATGAGCGGTAAAGTGACAGCTGTGCAGAAGGACCCGCTCGTAGGCAACCTGGTCGAGGTCACGCACAGCAACGGCCTCGTCTCGATCTACCAGAGCTTGACTGACGTGAAGGTAGCGAAGGACGCTGAGGTGAAGAAGGGCGACGTGATCGCGATGGCCGGACGCAACGAGCTCGAGAAGGAGCAGGGCATTCACTTGCACTTCGAGCTGCGCCAAGGGCAAGGCGGAGCGGCGATCAACCCGGAGCAGCACATCGTGGAACAATAA